A genomic region of Colletotrichum destructivum chromosome 1, complete sequence contains the following coding sequences:
- a CDS encoding Putative RNA recognition motif domain, nucleotide-binding alpha-beta plait domain superfamily codes for MSSPGKPLKRSRAEEDEHDALVAAAVAQNLAADSAAEPKAKKARTEANRSLFVRSLPATATSESLTDFFSEHFPVKHATVVLDKATKASRGYGFVTLTDAEDAMEAKKKLNNMMWEGRRIRVDVAEARSRDSKESAVGAAAAGQKQKRTQELEEARKPPKLIIRNLPWSIKTSAQLGALFRAYGIIKFADLPQNKGKLKGFGFVTLRGRKNAEKALEMNGKEIDGRTIAVDWAVDKSEWDQVNGTKDAADEEEKPKSKKQKKVATKEEEEPAEDGEASKEPQGADADLENFMKNHMMNLEDEEDSDENKDEDEEEDEDEEDDLSEDDDEEEDASNADNDKKPVKKTQTSTDNTSTLFIRNLPFTVTDDQLKEHFVKFGPVRYARVVMDRATDRPAGTGFVCFVNEADAKACIKGAPRTQPTTLPTKHSVLQDDSADQDGRYTMDSRLLQVAQAVSKDDAERLAADGSASRREKDKRRLFLLNEGQIDTRSTLYHKLTPNEIKMREDSAKQRKKLVQSNPTLHISLTRLAIRNIPRNLGSKELKELARKACVEFAKDVKEGRRQPLSKEEKVRSAKEAKEGEHERKLKRKGIVRQAKIEFESREGAKVPEVSGGKSRGYGFIEYSSHRWALMGLRFLNGYQLENELGKKQRLIVEFAIENASVVARRKANEKNLDRNRQNAQNAKDGQNAKKSGDEGKELPKMSSLKDKKKGKKGKKGNLHKGKKEETDVKPEKVEKTDSKKPTGKVDREDVKPLLIARKRLMRKKKASSRG; via the coding sequence ATGTCATCTCCTGGTAAGCCGCTCAAGCGGTCACgagccgaggaggatgagcacgatgccctcgtcgcagccgccgtcgcccagaACCTTGCAGCAGACTCTGCAGCGGAACCCAAAGCCAAGAAAGCCCGCACCGAGGCCAACCGCTCTCTCTTCGTTCGCTCTCTTCCCGCGACCGCTACCAGCGAATCCTTGACCGACTTCTTCTCTGAGCATTTCCCGGTCAAGCATGCGACTGTCGTTCTCGACAAGGCCACCAAGGCTTCCCGAGGCTATGGCTTCGTCACCCTGACGGATGCCGAAGATGCAATGgaagccaagaagaagctcaacaACATGATGTGGGAGGGACGCCGCATCAGAGTCGATGTTGCCGAAGCCAGAAGCCGTGATAGCAAGGAGAGCGCCGTGGGAGCGGCTGCTGCCGGCCAGAAGCAGAAACGTACGCAAGAGCTGGAGGAGGCCAGGAAACCTCCCAAGTTGATTATCCGCAACTTGCCCTGGTCCATCAAGACATCCGCACAGCTGGGTGCTCTTTTCCGGGCCTATGGAATCATCAAGTTCGCCGACCTTCCCCAAAACAAGGGCAAGCTCAAGGGATTCGGTTTTGTTACTCTTCGAGGGCGGAAAAATGCTGAGAAGGCCCTGGAGATGAACGGAAAGGAAATCGACGGCAGAACTATTGCGGTCGATTGGGCCGTGGACAAGAGCGAATGGGACCAGGTGAACGGGACCAAAGACGCGgcagacgaggaagagaagccaaagagcaagaagcagaagaaggttGCCAcaaaggaagaagaggagccTGCCGAAGATGGCGAGGCCAGCAAGGAGCcccagggcgccgacgccgatctGGAAAACTTCATGAAGAACCACATGATGAATctggaggacgaggaggacagTGACGAGAacaaggacgaggatgaggaagaggacgaagacgaggaggatgatctctctgaagacgacgacgaagaagaagacgctAGCAATGCTGACAACGACAAGAAGCCTGTCAAGAAGACGCAGACATCAACCGACAACACATCGACACTCTTCATCAGAAACCTTCCTTTCACCGTTACGGATGACCAATTGAAGGAACATTTCGTCAAGTTTGGTCCCGTTAGGTACGCCCGTGTTGTCATGGATCGTGCCACAGACCGTCCCGCGGGCACTGGGTTCGTTtgcttcgtcaacgaggcAGACGCCAAAGCATGCATCAAGGGTGCGCCGCGCACGCAGCCTACCACCCTCCCGACCAAGCACTCCGTGCTGCAGGACGATTCCGCTGATCAGGACGGCCGATACACCATGGACAGTCGGCTTCTGCAGGTTGCCCAGGCTGTCAGCAAGGACGACGCTGAGCGCCTGGCTGCCGACGGCAGTGCCAGCAGACGAGAGAAGGACAAGCGACGCCTCTTCCTGCTCAACGAGGGTCAGATTGATACCAGGTCTACGCTGTACCACAAGCTCACCCCCAACGAGATCAAGATGAGGGAAGACAGCGCGAAACAGCGCAAGAAGCTCGTGCAGAGCAACCCTACGTTGCACATCAGTCTGACGCGTCTAGCCATCCGCAACATTCCGCGCAACCTCGGCtccaaggagctcaaggagctGGCCCGTAAGGCCTGTGTCGAGTTCGCCAAGGATGTCAAGGAGGGCAGGCGTCAACCCCTTTCCAAAGAGGAAAAGGTTCGGAGCGCaaaggaggccaaggagggcgagcaTGAGCGCAAGCTGAAGCGCAAGGGTATCGTCCgccaggccaagatcgaATTCGAGAGTCGCGAGGGCGCAAAGGTTCCTGAGGTAAGCGGCGGCAAGTCCCGCGGATACGGGTTCATCGAGTACTCTTCCCACCGCTGGGCTCTGATGGGTCTGCGCTTCCTCAACGGGTACCAGTTGGAGAACGAGCTGGGAAAGAAGCAGCGCCTCATTGTCGAGTTCGCCATCGAGAACGCCTCTGTCGTGGCGCGTCGCAAGGCCAACGAGAAGAACCTGGACCGCAACAGGCAGAACGCGCAGAACgccaaggacggccagaACGCCAAGAAGAGTGGCGATGAGGGCAAGGAGTTGCCCAAGATGTCTTCCctgaaggacaagaagaagggcaagaagggcaagaagggcaaccTGcacaagggcaagaaggaggagacggacgtGAAGCCCGAGAAGGTGGAGAAGACCGATAGCAAGAAGCCTACGGGCAAGGTCGACCGCGAAGACGTGAAGCCATTGCTGATTGCGAGGAAGCGTctgatgaggaagaagaaggcctcATCCCGGGGCTAG
- a CDS encoding Putative Type I phosphodiesterase/nucleotide pyrophosphatase/phosphate transferase produces the protein MSFRYGSGALTTLLTVVNILTPVAIVIFATGFFPYKPVLPGLAQYETLEYGPPPAAPFDRLIFMVVDALRSDFVYVEGAGFTHTQELIRQGAALPFTAYARSPTVTMPRIKAITTGSIPSFLDVILNLDEADTSSTLAAQDTWLAQMKAKQAGKLVMYGDDTWLKLFPGTFDRADGTSSFFVADFTEVDNNVTRHIDTELQNDDWSTLVLHYLGLDHIGHKSGPRSSHMVPKQHEMDDIVKRIYSAMENQDHMSSTLMVLCGDHGMNDAGNHGASSPGETSPALVFISPKLKALQRHLPAPAAFREDFSYYTKVEQSDLAPTLGALLGFPVPKNNLGAFISDFLPFWSDKNDQIQLLVRNARQILNIVTATFGSEMFDSATTSTQKACLSPQDDAQELACEWHRVNDALKVMDDGQGELDPVWLEAMSKWLSNAQDLMSSMASNYDMGRLHVGEAVALLGTGSLVFGVRPSLIPLLTITVTYGIMMFASSYVEEEQHFWYWATSAWLGSLAVKKMQTTRALVPTLASLLLALTATRLIRGWNQTGQKHAGEPDIVKTFIVANPSLLWALVSLVYLFLFAQILRKLRGLPRTLATATSATLILSAFTFKLAFTSADAPELVTGLPAVLKALTQGLSLVARARAVFIGLAAVAAYSTYLALSDPLTEARHTSPLLHHLTTLLLATQSRVTNIPLLILFTFQLPFLASLDLDLPALSTTSLLLQYASFFAFGGTNAISSVDLSSAYNGVAGFSVVAVGVLTFVSNWAGPIYWASATNLLLLQYRNRRAGSDEGRDVFLRHVGHMTLFTACSVAFIMVACEALRTHLFVWTVFSPKYLYCMAWSIGQHLVVNIIVSGLLYRLGSA, from the exons ATGTCTTTTCGTTACGGATCGGGCGCTCTGACGACCCTTCTCACGGTTGTCAATATACTGACTCCGGTGGCGATTGTCATCTTCGCGACTGGCTTCTTCCCTTACAAGCCAGTTCTCCCAGGTCTGGCCCAGTATGAGACGCTGGAGTATGGCCCGCCACCGGCTGCGCCTTTCGACCGCCTCATATTCATGGTAGTCGATGCACTGCGAAG CGACTTTGTGTACGTGGAAGGCGCAGGCTTTACACATACTCAGGA ACTTATTCGTCAAGGAGCCGCTCTGCCTTTTACTGCCTATGCTCGGTCGCCGACCGTAACAATGCCAAGGATCAAGGCCATCACTACCGGCTCGATCCCGTCTTTCTTGGATGTCATTCTAAATCTTGATGAAGCTGACACATCCTCGACTTTGGCTGCTCAAGACACCTGGCTTGCTCAGATGAAGGCCAAACAAGCGGGGAAACTGGTCATGTATGGCGACGATACCTGGCTCAAGCTCTTCCCTGGAACCTTTGACCGCGCCGATGGTacctcgagcttcttcgtTGCA GACTTTACCGAGGTTGACAATAACGTCACCAGGCACATCGATACCGAACTACAGAACGATGACTGGAGTACATTGGTTCTGCATTATCTCGGCTTGGACCACATCGGACACAAATCGGGACCACGAAG CTCGCACATGGTCCCGAAACAGCATGAAATGGACGATATCGTCAAGCGCATCTACAGTGCCATGGAAAATCAAGACCACAtgtcctcgaccttgatgGTTCTCTGTGGAGACCACGGCATGAACGACGCCGGCAACCATGGAGCATCATCTCCTGGGGAGACCTCACCGGCGCTTGTTTTTATATCGCCGAAGCTCAAGGCCTTGCAACGCCACCTGCCAGCCCCGGCCGCGTTTCGGGAGGACTTTTCTTATTATACCAAGGTCGAACAGTCGGATCTCGCCCCTACGTTGGGCGCTCTTCTCGGTTTCCCGGTACCCAAGAACAACCTGGGCGCATTCATATCGGACTTCCTGCCCTTTTGGTCAGACA AAAACGACCAGATCCAATTACTCGTCCGCAACGCTCGCCAAATCTTGAACATCGTGACAGCGACTTTCGGTTCTGAGATGTTCGATTCCGCAACCACCTCAACGCAGAAGGCCTGCTTGAGCCCGCAAGATGATGCTCAGGAGCTAGCTTGTGAATGGCATCGTGTCAATGACGCGCTCAAAGTCATGGACGACGGCCAGGGAGAACTAGACCCAGTATGGCTTGAAGCCATGTCCAAG TGGCTCAGCAACGCTCAAGATCTCATGAGCAGCATGGCCAGCAACTACGACATGGGGAGGCTTCACGTCGGCGAAGCCGTGGCCCTCCTCGGAACAGGCTCTCTGGTCTTCGGCGTCCGGCCCAGCCTCATTCCGCTActcaccatcaccgtcacgTATGGCATCATGATGTTCGCTAGCAGCTAtgttgaagaagagcagCACTTCTGGTACTGGGCTACGTCGGCCTGGCTAGGCTCTTTGGCCGTAAAGAAGATGCAAAC TACTCGCGCCCTTGTACCAACCCTGGCCTCGCTTCTGCTAGCATTAACAGCCACAAGGCTCATCCGGGGGTGGAACCAAACCGGCCAAAAGCACGCTGGCGAGCCCGACATCGTCAAGACTTTCATCGTAGCgaatccctccctcctctggGCTCTCGTCAGCTTAGTCTATCTCTTCCTATTCGCACAAATCCTGAGGAAACTCCGTGGCTTGCCTCGCACACTCGCCACTGCCACGTCTGCCACTCTCATCCTCTCCGCATTCACGTTCAAACTCGCCTTCACCAGTGCAGACGCTCCGGAGCTCGTTACCGGCCTCCCGGCTGTCCTCAAGGCCCTCACACAGGGTCTCTCCCTCGTGGCCCGCGCCAGGGCCGTCTTCATCGGTCTTGCCGCTGTGGCAGCCTATTCAACTTACCTCGCTCTATCCGACCCGCTCACCGAGGCGAGACACACGTCCCCTTTACTTCACCACCTCACGACTCTCCTCCTTGCAACCCAGTCCCGCGTGACAAATATTCCGCTCCTCATCCTCTTTACCTTCCAGCTTCccttcctcgcctccctcgacctcgacctgcCCGCGCTTTCCACGACttctctgctgctgcagtACGCCTCATTCTTCGCCTTTGGCGGCACCAATGCCATATCCTCCGTCGATCTCTCGAGCGCCTATaacggcgtcgccggcttcagcgtcgtcgccgtcggggtTCTGACCTTTGTGAGCAACTGGGCCGGGCCGATCTATTGGGCCTCCGCCACgaacctgctgctgcttcagTACCGCAACCGCAGGGCGGGCAGCGATGAGGGGAGGGACGTGTTTCTGCGGCACGTCGGTCACATGACGCTCTTCACGGCATGCAGCGTCGCTTTCATCATGGTGGCGTGCGAGGCCCTGCGGACACACCTGTTTGTCTGGACCGTCTTCTCACCAAAGTACCTGTACTGCATGGCCTGGAGCATTGGGCAACATCTCGTCGTAAACATCATTGTCTCCGGCCTACTTTATCGCTTAGGATCCGCATGA
- a CDS encoding Putative transport protein particle (TRAPP) component yields MSFESVMPPYNATDPSASFLNSSCLDFLLIELVPLAFRVTRELDTAPTGDTANGTVAGAPSSTGGGASADALSSVSHSQGGGAAGGSAGGLAPSSAGGAAGGSTAQKMDEDEERDAVFYRLETLGYRVGQGLVERFSRDRPRFNDTLDVIKFVCKDLWSLVFRKQVDNLKTNHRGVYVLTDNSFKPFSRMSTEAGGQAVVRAQPFLWFPCGIVRGALAALGINATVQAETNELPAAIFQIKTLPSST; encoded by the exons ATGTCGTTCGAAAGCGTCATGCCGCCGTACAATGCCACGGACCCGTCGGCCTCATTCCTCAACTCCTCGTGCCTAgacttcctcctcatcgagCTCGTGCCGCTAGCTTTTCGCGTGACAAGGGAGCTTgacacggcgccgacgggcGACACGGCGAATGGTACGGTCGCGGGGGCGCCCTCGAGCACTGGTGGAGGTGCTTCAGCCGACGCGCTGTCGTCTGTGAGCCATAGCCAGGGCGGGGGTGCAGCCGGTGGCAGTGCCGGTGGTCtcgcgccgtcgagcgcggGTGGCGCGGCTGGGGGTAGCACAGCGCAGAAaatggacgaggacgaggagcggGATGCGGTCTTTTACCGGCTTGAGACGCTGGGGTATCGCGTTGGGCAGGGACTCGTGGAGAG ATTCTCGAGAGACCGGCCGCGGTTCAACGACACGCTCGACGTCATCAAGTTCGTCTGCAAGGACCTCTGGTCGCTGGTGTTTAGGAAACAAGTGGACAACCTCAAAACGAATCACAGG GGTGTCTACGTCTTGACGGACAACTCGTTCAAGCCGTTCTCGAGGATGAGCACAGAAGCCGGCGGGCAGGCCGTTGTTCGGGCACAACCG TTCCTCTGGTTCCCCTGCGGAATTGTGCGCGGagccttggcggcgttggggaTCAACGCTACCGTTCAGGCCGAGACGAACGAACTACCGGCCGCCATCTTTCAGATCAAGACATTGCCGTCGAGTACATAA
- a CDS encoding Putative Zinc finger, MIZ-type, Zinc finger, RING/FYVE/PHD-type, PINIT domain-containing protein, with product MTSIPRPELHALVKLVNSNQLLNRQLSSICQLNGLTSSGVKASLQGRIVNAIQEAFNNNDVTRFQQIQRSIETARTGASSSPASHKQGRPAAATTPVPMLRQDQQYWGNSRTARPSGSNGLALPSHGSGGPSFSNSPFYEIQFRVGNVRPCEAMTQHRNMVSIPVRTSENPGVDKVLEDKSLRIMVFCAQNDSGTQDISFPHQSEIKVNGTEVKANLRGLKNKPGSTRPVDVTSYLRLKNDYRNFVEFTYALTQKKFFLVLYACKITSAQELAEKIKVGKKIPKHKVIEEISRKAADTDIVTTSQVLSLKCPLSYMRLDVPCRSVNCSHIQCFDATSYLQLQEQGPQWLCPICNKSAPYEQLAVDEYVRDILANTSKSLDQVTIEPDGQWRVNLAQDDGKPTNGGSGLVDDDDEDDWGIVEVNPIRSRNFETPNRSVASTATPTTTIMSRESSAMPRGVGTTSGKRLHSDRVTIDLTLSDDDEPVAPPPKRQQLQGPGSYTNGYGSGLPY from the exons ATGACCTCCATCCCGAGGCCTGAGCTGCATGCTCTGGTCAAGCTGGTAAACAGCAACCAGCTGCTCAACCGCCAGCTTTCCAGCATCTGTCAGCTGAACGGTCTCACTAGCAGTGGCGTCAAGGCGTCGCTGCAAGGCCGCATCGTCAATG CGATCCAAGAGGCCTTTAACAACAACGACGTGACTCGCTTTCAACAAATCCAACGCAGCATCGAGACCGCAAGAACCGgcgcctcctcttcgcccgCTTCCCACAAACAAggccgccctgccgcagcaACTACCCCCGTGCCCATGTTGCGTCAAGATCAACAATACTGGGGGAACTCGCGCACCGCTCGCCCCAGCGGTTCGAACGGCCTTGCCCTGCCCAGTCACGGATCGGGTG GACCGTCCTTCAGCAACAGCCCATTCTACGAGATCCAGTTTCGCGTCGGTAATGTTCGGCCTTGCGAGG CAATGACCCAGCACAGAAACATGGTCTCTATCCCGGTCCGAACCAGCGAGAACCCGGGAGTCGACAAGGTTCTCGAGGACAAGTCATTACGCATTATGGTGTTCTGCGCTCAGAACGACAGCGGCACCCAAGACATCTCTTTCCCCCACCAGTCGGAAATCAAGGTCAATGGCACTGAGGTCAAGGCTAACCTCAGAGGCTTGAAGAACAAGCCAGGATCGACAAGGCCAGTCGACGTCACAAGCTACCTGCGTCTGAAAAACGACTATCGGAATTTCGTTGAGTTCACTTATGCGCTGACTCAAAAG AAATTCTTTCTCGTTCTATACGCTTGCAAGATCACGTCGGCTCAGGAACTGGCCGAAAAGATCAAGGTGGGAAAGAAGATCCCAAAGCACAAGGTCATTGAAGAGA TCAGTAGAAAGGCGGCGGATACGGATATTGTCACCACATCGCAAGTCCTGTCATTGAAATGCCCTCTTTCCTATATGCGTCTCGATGTCCCGTGCCGCTCAGTCAATTGCTCGCACATTCAATGCTTCGACGCAACGTCATACCTTCAGCTACAGGAACAAGGTCCCCAGTGGCTCTGCCCCATTTGCAACAAGTCTGCGCCATATGAGCAGCTGGCTGTTGACGA ATATGTCCGAGACATCTTGGCAAACACCTCCAAATCTCTGGACCAGGTTACGATCGAGCCTGACGGACAGTGGCGCGTGAATTTGGCGCAAGACGATGGAAAGCCCACCAATGGCGGAAGCGGCCtggtcgatgatgacgatgaagatgatTGGGGTATTGTCGAGGTCAATCCTATTCGCAGCCGCAACTTCGAAACGCCCAACCGCTCAGTGGCCAGCACGGCCACTCCCACCACAACAATCATGTCACGTGAAAGCTCAGCAATGCCGAGGGGTGTGGGCACGACCAGTGGCAAGCGTCTTCATTCGGACAGGGTGACAATAGACCTGACCCTAtctgacgacgacgaacccgTTGCGCCGCCCCCAAAGCGCCAACAATTACAAGGGCCAGGGTCATATACCAACGGCTACGGTAGTGGATTGCCGTATTGA
- a CDS encoding Putative armadillo-like helical, nuclear condensin complex subunit 3 domain-containing protein, with translation MPARVSTRSTRTSAAVSHKSSAATLGSRASTASRSSSLALDVPTERPDNELRGQVCAVFRDAQKNTASHRKLVVTLRKIQEACAYEPTSLKKSTTNDFDEEAFNSEFVRCVLRVMPIKKAESVGEKTIRFVGFFLRHANDKDNEILGEVDEDASVMPETPSTRLISYLMSTVLPLMVAKDKFVRYRSTQLISHIINSLDAIDDDLFQKLRYGLLKRIHDKEAMVRAQAVLGLGRLAGNQVDAANDDDSDDDDASGLLEKLLEVLQNDPSADVRRSLLVNLPILPATLPYLLERARDQDALTRRAVYSRLLPALGDFRHLSLSMREKLLRWGLRDRDENVRKSAGRLFRERWIEDCAGVAPPEEGAPPAEPAPPNFDGLLELLERIDVVNSGVENGVALEAMKGFWEGRPDYREAVTFDNHFWETLSAESVFMARSFNDFCRSEGNGKFESLVEEKLPEVTTLAFYLERYISVLIEAIKRVSQAEGEEDEEEDTVEQEFIVEQMLHIAITLDYSDEVGRRKMFALLRQSLSVPELPDDVTKLTINVLRDICAPDNAGEKEFCSVVLEAVADVHDTIVDDPAPDDRTEDSFHSAKSEVGGDVTPTRSGSRQKSPELSEEEARAKAVKEIMINMKCLHIVQCMLSNVAGNLQQNDHLVSMLNNLVVPAVRSHEAPVRERGLVCLGLCSLLDRSLAEENLTLFMHFFTKGHTALQITALQILTDILNVHGAQLLSSTPALLKIYIKALKSGTKSPEVQAAATLAVSKLLLGRVVTDTEASAEMLKTLVVQYFDPVTATNQSVRQALNYFLPVFCYSRAENQDLMRTVALDALHALLNVRESLEDDDADVDEDMESLTTIGACLVDWTDPRKCFNPATGLDLEKKTVNGDIHLEFALDILDRLNSSISKEEKKVVASLLGKLYISPTSTEEKLREVYDEVTIAVNDRLISDTTGRNALNKVHLSLGKIIASLGEQQDGEPRRMSRSVSVAASVAGSVAGSIAGSVAGSVAPSDRHETDNEKTINLEPDIKEEDEDSDDTVIQTTLKDDGNSLVSELLSDEEGA, from the exons ATGCCCGCACGAGTATCTACGAGGTCCACGCGGACTTCGGCCGCCGTTTCGCACAAATCCTCTGCGGCGACGCTCGGCTCTCGAGCATCAACAGCGTCTCGATCTTCTTCGCTCGCTCTCGACGTCCCAACCGAAAGACCCGATAACGAGCTTCGTGGCCAGGTGTGTGCCGTCTTCCGAGACGCGCAAAAGAACACAGCGTCACACCGCAAGCTCGTCGTCACCTTGCGCAAGATCCAGGAGGCCTGCGCATACGAGCCGACCAGCCTGAAGAAGTCAACAACAAACGATTTCGACGAGGAAGCCTTCAACTCCGAGTTTGTTCGGTGTGTCTTGAGGGTTATGCCCATCAAAAAGGCAGAGAGTGTTGGAGAGAAGACGATCCGGTTTGTCGGTTTCTTCCTGCGACATGCGAACGACAAGGACAACGAGATTCTGGGAGAGGTCGATGAGGATGCTAGTGTCATGCCCGAGACCCCCAGCACCAGACTTATCAGCTACCTCATGAGCACTGTTCTGCCCCTGATGGTGGCCAAAGACAAGTTTGTGCGGTACAGATCCACTCAATTAATCTCGCACATCATCAACTCTCTCGACGCCATCGATGACGATCTCTTCCAAAAACTCCGTTACGGCCTTCTCAAGCGCATCCACGACAAAGAGGCAATGGTCCGCGCACAGGCggttctcggccttgggcgCCTGGCTGGCAACCAAGTTGACGCTGCGAACGACGATGAtagcgatgacgacgacgccagcGGCCTTCTCGAGAAGCTCTTGGAAGTTCTTCAAAACGATCCCAGCGCAGACGTGAGAAGGTCGCTTCTTGTCAACCTTCCCATTCTTCCTGCCACTCTCCCATACCTGTTGGAACGCGCCCGAGATCAAGATGCTTTGACTCGTAGGGCAGTCTATTCGCGGCTGCTGCCAGCTCTCGGCGATTTCCGACACCTCTCGCTCTCGATGAGAGAGAAGCTTCTCAGATGGGGTCTCCGTGACAGAGACGAAAACGTGCGCAAGTCCGCAGGCAGGCTTTTCCGCGAACGATGGATCGAGGACTGCGCCGGTGTTGCGCCGCCCGAGGAAGGGGCCCCGCCTGCCGAGCCCGCGCCTCCCAActtcgacggcctccttgagcttctggaaCGTATCGATGTTGTAAACTCCGGTGTTGAAAACGGTGTCGCTCTCGAGGCAATGAAGGGTTTCTGGGAAGGCAGGCCCGACTACCGGGAGGCTGTCACTTTTGATAACCATTTCTGGGAGACACTATCTGCAGAGTCAGTGTTCATGGCTCGTAGCTTCAACGACTTCTGTAGGAGCGAGGGCAACGGCAAGTTCGAGTCTTTGGTCGAGGAGAAGTTGCCAGAGGTAACCACTCTTGCGTTCTACCTCGAGAGATACATCAGCGTCTTGATTGAGGCCATTAAGAGAGTCTCCCAGGCAGAGggcgaagaggacgaggaggaagacacTGTTGAGCAGGAGTTCATCGTTGAGCAGATGCTTCACATCGCAATCACCCTTGATTACTCCGATGAGGTCGGTCGTCGCAAGATGTTCGCTCTGCTTCGCCAGTCGCTTTCGGTCCCCGAGCTTCCGGATGATGTAACGAAGCTCACAATCAACGTTCTGAGGGACATTTGCGCGCCAGAcaacgccggcgagaaggagtTTTGCTCAGTAGTCTTGGAGGCCGTCGCAGATGTTCACGACACAATTGTCGATGATCCAGCACCAGATGACCGCACGGAAGATAGCTTCCATTCGGCGAAGTccgaggtcggcggtgaCGTAACACCTACACGAAGCGGCAGTCGACAGAAGAGTCCAGAGCTCAGTGAAGAAGAGGCTCGGGCGAAGGCTGTCAAGGAGATCATGATCAACATGAAATGCCTGCACATTGTGCAATGCATGTTGTCCAACGTCGCCGGTAACTTACAACAGAACGACCACTTGGTTTCAATGCTCAACAATCTTGTTGTCCCTGCCGTTCGCAGCCACGAGGCGCCGGTGCGTGAGAGAGGCCTCGTGTGCCTGGGTCTCTGCTCTCTCCTTGACAGGTCTTTGGCCGAGGAGAACTTGACACTCTTCATGCATTTCTTCACCAAGGGCCACACCGCCCTTCAGATCACTGCCTTGCAGATCCTTACCGACATCCTCAACGTCCACGGAGCTCAGCTGCTCAGCTCCACGCCTGCACTGCTCAAAATTTACATAAAGGCGCTGAAATCGGGTACAAAGTCGCCCGAGGTCCAGGCTGCCGCTACTCTAGCCGTTTCtaagctgctgctgggacGTGTCGTGACGGACACAGAAGCTTCGGCCGAAATGCTCAAGACGCTCGTCGTCCAGTACTTCGACCCAGTCACGGCGACCAACCAGAGCGTCAGACAGGCACTAAACTACTTCTTGCCAGTCTTCTGCTACTCGCGAGCCGAAAACCAAGATCTTATGCGTACCGTCGCCCTGGATGCCCTGCACGCACTCCTGAATGTCCGTGAGAGCTtggaagacgatgacgccgatgTCGATGAAGACATGGAGAGCTTGACGACCATCGGTGCCTGTCTGGTGGACTGGACCGATCCTCGCAAGTGCTTTAACCCTGCAACTGGCCTTGACTTGGAGAAAAAGACTGTCAACGGTGACATTCACTTGGAATTCGCGTTGGATATTTTGGATCGCCTGAACAGCAGCATTAGCA aggaagagaagaaggtcgTGGCGTCGCTACTCGGAAAGTTGTACATTTCGCCCACGAGTACAGAGGAGAAGCTCAGAGAGGTCTACGACGAGgtcaccatcgccgtcaacgacAGGCTAATCTCCGACACGACTGGCCGCAACGCTCTCAATAAGGTCCACCTCAGCTTGGGCAAGATCATCGCCAGCCTCGGAGAACAGCAGGATGGCGAACCGCGTCGCATGAGCAGAAGCGTGTCCGTCGCCGCTTCGGTCGCCGGGTCTGTCGCCGGATCTATCGCCGGGTCTGTCGCCGGGTCTGTGGCGCCGTCCGACAGGCATGAGACCGACAATGAGAAGACAATCAACCTGGAGCCCGATATcaaagaggaggatgaggacaGCGATGACACCGTCATCCAGACCACTCtcaaggacgacggcaacTCTCTTGTGAGCGAGCTTCtgtcggacgaggagggcgcgTGA